The Streptomyces sp. NBC_01689 genome includes a window with the following:
- a CDS encoding DUF6204 family protein has product MSTRTFRITVRGVFDGLGTDQRAELLARAAEHDVLRAAFTAEGHLSYDLAARSAFTFRFVDSGEEEEDILEATERAEEAAKAWLTQRGYPYKNLRSSAEDLSQAPLGKRQRRAAAQKFS; this is encoded by the coding sequence ATGAGTACGCGCACCTTCCGTATCACCGTTCGCGGTGTCTTCGACGGCCTCGGCACCGATCAGCGAGCCGAGCTCCTGGCCCGGGCGGCGGAGCACGACGTGCTGCGCGCCGCGTTCACCGCGGAGGGTCACCTCAGCTACGACCTGGCCGCGCGGTCCGCCTTCACCTTCCGCTTCGTGGACTCGGGCGAAGAGGAGGAGGACATCCTGGAGGCGACCGAGCGCGCCGAAGAGGCGGCGAAGGCGTGGCTGACCCAGCGCGGCTATCCGTACAAGAACCTCCGCTCCAGCGCCGAGGATCTCTCCCAGGCACCTCTCGGCAAGCGGCAGCGCCGCGCCGCCGCGCAGAAGTTCTCCTGA
- a CDS encoding MOSC and FAD-binding oxidoreductase domain-containing protein has translation MATLLSVNVGKPEDVSWQGRTVHTGAWKSPVHGRRMVRHLNIDGDGQGDLAGHGGENRAVLVYQVQSYRYWEKELDRRDLTPGSFGENFTVDGLPDDEVCIGDRYRIGEAEFEVTQPRVTCYRVGMRLGEPAMASLLVAHHRPGFYLRVITEGEVTAGDAITRTRRGPQALSVADTDALLYLPGRDPAKLRSALSIPALSPGWQQSFRELSQGEPRRREPGWPGFRTLRVARKVAETPGVTSFHLDATDSTPLPEALPGQYLSVRVTPGKDSPAVRSYSLSSAPGAGTYRISVKREPHGRVSGYLHTCLRPGDLVDIASPRGTFVLQEGTRPVVLVSAGIGATPVLAMLHGLAAARDPRPVWWIHTARDRTRHVFAAETRELLAQLPDGRAYISYTAGADDPRHDDEPHIRHGRLTARSLADMAVPADADAYLCGPPAFMDDLGSHLRARGLSPERIHTEVFSALPAVNPGITDTPAVRPHQPDGPAATGPRVTFARSGISTPWSPERASLLDLAEACDVPTRWSCRTGVCHTCVTPVVSGDAAYTTEPLEPPEAGTVLICCSRPTTEIVLDL, from the coding sequence ATGGCGACGCTGCTGTCCGTGAACGTAGGGAAGCCCGAGGACGTCTCGTGGCAGGGAAGGACGGTCCACACGGGCGCGTGGAAGTCACCCGTGCACGGCCGCCGGATGGTGCGCCACCTGAACATCGACGGGGACGGGCAGGGCGATCTCGCGGGGCACGGCGGCGAGAACCGGGCGGTCCTCGTCTACCAGGTGCAGTCCTACCGCTACTGGGAGAAGGAACTGGATCGCCGGGACCTCACCCCCGGCAGCTTCGGGGAGAACTTCACCGTCGACGGGCTCCCCGACGACGAGGTGTGCATCGGCGACCGCTACCGCATCGGCGAGGCGGAGTTCGAGGTCACCCAGCCCCGCGTCACCTGTTACCGCGTCGGAATGCGCCTGGGGGAACCCGCCATGGCCTCCCTCCTGGTCGCCCACCACCGCCCCGGCTTCTACCTGCGCGTCATCACCGAGGGAGAGGTGACGGCGGGCGACGCCATCACCCGCACCCGACGAGGTCCGCAGGCACTCAGCGTCGCCGACACCGACGCGCTGCTCTACCTCCCCGGCCGTGATCCCGCGAAGCTGCGCAGCGCGCTGAGCATCCCCGCCCTGAGCCCCGGGTGGCAGCAGTCGTTCCGCGAACTCTCACAGGGCGAACCGCGGAGACGGGAACCGGGATGGCCCGGCTTCAGGACCCTGCGGGTGGCCCGCAAGGTCGCCGAGACCCCGGGCGTCACCTCGTTCCACCTGGACGCCACCGACAGCACGCCGCTGCCCGAGGCGCTGCCCGGCCAGTACCTGTCCGTCCGGGTCACCCCGGGGAAGGACTCCCCCGCCGTACGGAGCTACTCCCTCTCCTCCGCGCCGGGCGCCGGCACCTACCGCATCAGCGTGAAACGGGAGCCCCACGGCCGGGTCAGCGGATATCTCCACACCTGCCTGCGGCCCGGTGACCTGGTGGACATCGCGAGCCCCCGCGGGACGTTCGTCCTCCAGGAGGGCACCCGCCCGGTCGTCCTCGTCTCCGCCGGGATCGGCGCCACCCCCGTGCTGGCGATGCTGCACGGGCTCGCCGCGGCCCGGGACCCCCGCCCGGTGTGGTGGATCCACACGGCCAGGGACCGCACGCGGCACGTCTTCGCCGCCGAGACCCGGGAACTGCTGGCCCAACTCCCCGACGGCCGCGCGTACATCTCCTACACGGCCGGCGCCGACGACCCCCGGCACGACGACGAGCCGCACATCCGCCACGGCCGGCTCACCGCCCGGTCACTGGCCGACATGGCCGTACCCGCGGACGCCGACGCCTACCTCTGCGGGCCGCCCGCCTTCATGGACGACCTGGGGAGTCATCTGCGCGCGCGGGGGCTGAGTCCCGAGCGGATCCACACCGAGGTGTTCAGCGCACTGCCCGCCGTCAACCCCGGGATCACGGACACGCCCGCGGTGCGGCCGCACCAGCCGGACGGGCCCGCGGCGACCGGCCCGCGCGTCACCTTCGCCCGCAGCGGCATCTCCACCCCCTGGTCACCGGAGCGCGCGTCGCTCCTCGACCTCGCCGAGGCCTGCGACGTCCCCACCCGCTGGTCCTGTCGCACCGGTGTGTGCCACACCTGCGTCACGCCGGTCGTCTCGGGCGACGCCGCCTACACCACCGAGCCCCTCGAACCTCCCGAGGCCGGTACGGTCCTGATCTGCTGCAGTCGCCCCACCACCGAGATCGTCCTCGACCTGTAG
- a CDS encoding alpha/beta fold hydrolase, which produces MTSVVHHRTATVGGLDVFYREAGDPRAPALVLLHGFPTSSHMFRHLIPALADRYHVIAPDHIGFGQSAMPSPQDFPYTFEALTQVTSDLLEQLGVDRFAMYVQDYGAPIGWRLALQTPDRVTAIVTQNGNAYVEGFVKPFWDGVFAYAEAPGPETEAPMRGALTPEITRWQYLNGVADPSLVSPDNWVHDQALLDRPGNDEIQLRLFRDYPTNVDLYPKVHQYFRDSQVPVLAVWGANDEIFGPAGAEAFRQDLPRAEVHLLESGHFALESHLENITQYIRDFLGRVVA; this is translated from the coding sequence ATGACTTCCGTAGTCCATCACCGCACGGCCACCGTCGGTGGCCTGGACGTCTTCTACCGGGAGGCGGGCGACCCGCGGGCGCCGGCCCTGGTCCTCCTCCACGGCTTCCCGACCAGCTCGCACATGTTCCGCCACCTGATCCCGGCGCTCGCCGACCGCTACCACGTCATCGCCCCCGACCACATCGGCTTCGGTCAGTCGGCGATGCCCTCCCCGCAGGACTTCCCCTACACCTTCGAGGCGCTCACCCAGGTCACCTCCGACCTGCTGGAGCAGCTGGGCGTCGACCGGTTCGCGATGTACGTGCAGGACTACGGGGCGCCCATCGGCTGGCGTCTGGCGCTGCAGACCCCCGACCGCGTCACCGCGATCGTCACCCAGAACGGCAACGCCTATGTCGAGGGCTTCGTCAAACCGTTCTGGGACGGTGTGTTCGCCTACGCCGAGGCGCCCGGACCGGAGACCGAGGCCCCGATGCGCGGCGCCCTGACGCCCGAGATCACCCGGTGGCAGTACCTGAACGGCGTCGCCGACCCGAGTCTCGTCAGCCCCGACAACTGGGTGCATGACCAGGCTCTGCTGGACCGGCCCGGCAACGACGAGATCCAGCTCAGGCTCTTCCGGGACTACCCGACCAACGTGGACCTCTATCCGAAGGTGCACCAGTACTTCCGCGACTCCCAGGTGCCGGTGCTCGCGGTCTGGGGCGCCAACGACGAGATCTTCGGTCCCGCGGGCGCGGAGGCGTTCCGGCAGGACCTGCCCCGTGCCGAGGTCCACCTGCTCGAATCCGGGCACTTCGCCCTGGAGAGCCATCTGGAGAACATCACCCAGTACATCCGGGACTTCCTCGGCCGCGTCGTCGCCTGA
- a CDS encoding aldo/keto reductase family protein yields MRFRKLGSSDLEVSEISLGSWLTYSGGIQAEQTRACTEAAFDVGINFFDTANVYGRGAAESAWGEILSQHPRDSYILATKVWGQMSDTDQGLSAEQIGKQIDASLRRLRTDHVDLYQAHRFDVTVPIEETVEALQKVVRQGKARYLGFSEWTPEQIRTAVDIAGPELFVSSQPQYSMLWQAPEAEVFPVCAADGISHIVWSPLAQGVLTGKYKPGRPLPADSRFANDAMSGSKDLVLNDAALEAVQRLVPVAEGAGVSLPTLALAWVLRRGEVASAITGASRPEQVHANAAAAGVRLSDDVLAAVDAALGDVPVRRPTLAPFAAEGVLRR; encoded by the coding sequence ATGCGTTTTCGCAAGCTCGGCAGCTCGGACCTGGAGGTCTCGGAGATCTCCCTCGGCTCCTGGCTCACCTACTCCGGAGGCATCCAGGCCGAGCAGACACGCGCCTGCACCGAGGCCGCGTTCGACGTGGGCATCAACTTCTTCGACACCGCCAACGTCTACGGCCGGGGCGCGGCCGAGTCGGCCTGGGGCGAGATCCTCTCCCAGCACCCCCGTGACTCCTACATCCTGGCGACCAAGGTCTGGGGTCAGATGTCGGACACCGACCAGGGCCTCTCTGCCGAGCAGATCGGCAAGCAGATCGACGCCTCGTTGCGGCGGCTGCGGACCGACCACGTCGACCTGTACCAGGCACACCGTTTCGACGTGACCGTGCCGATCGAGGAGACCGTCGAGGCGCTGCAGAAGGTCGTACGGCAGGGCAAGGCCCGCTACCTCGGATTCAGCGAGTGGACCCCCGAGCAGATCCGGACCGCCGTCGACATCGCGGGGCCGGAGCTGTTCGTCTCGTCGCAGCCGCAGTACTCGATGCTGTGGCAGGCGCCCGAGGCGGAGGTATTCCCGGTGTGCGCGGCCGACGGCATCTCGCACATCGTGTGGTCCCCCCTGGCCCAGGGAGTGCTGACCGGCAAGTACAAGCCGGGCCGGCCGCTCCCCGCCGACAGCCGTTTCGCCAACGACGCGATGAGCGGCTCCAAGGACCTCGTCCTCAACGACGCCGCCCTGGAGGCCGTGCAGCGGCTCGTCCCCGTGGCCGAGGGCGCCGGTGTGAGTCTGCCGACGCTCGCGCTGGCCTGGGTGCTGCGCCGCGGTGAGGTCGCGTCGGCGATCACCGGAGCCTCGCGGCCCGAGCAGGTCCACGCCAACGCGGCGGCCGCGGGTGTGCGGCTCTCCGACGACGTACTGGCCGCGGTCGACGCCGCGCTCGGCGACGTGCCGGTCCGGCGTCCGACCCTCGCACCGTTCGCGGCCGAGGGCGTCCTGCGCCGCTGA